In Melanotaenia boesemani isolate fMelBoe1 chromosome 5, fMelBoe1.pri, whole genome shotgun sequence, the DNA window agaagccCACCAAGAAAGTGAGTAGCTTGTGGTTGGTGTTGATGGAGAAGGTGGATTGGGTGTTCATGCCGCCTTTTCCTGTCAGGGAAGGAAGAGGAAGCGCAGCTTGTCAGCTGACAGCGGGGAAGGAAGCGAGGGAAGCGACTCGGACTCCTCCCACTCAGAcggagagaaggaggaagatgaggagaaagaggaggaggatggtgaGGATGGAATACCATGGGAATGAAAGTGGTCCTGGTATGGACGGAGACAGAAacgtttgtgtttgtgtgttagagCGTCGGAAAGAACgagggaaggagagagagaaggaggctCCGCCCAAACCCCGCCCCCTCCATCTCACCACCTCGCTGTTCATCAGGAGCATCCCACCTGAGGTGTCCAAGGAGGAGATCACCGCTGTGAgcacacacactccacacacactgaagaCATTCAGGTCTGATCTGTAAAACCTAACATGAAGGTAGGGTTCCCAGCTACCACCAAAGGTCCAGCTGAATTCACCCACGCTGGGTCTGGTCTGTGTAGTATCTGGGTCTGCtgtccccaaagagcacaggggtccACTGGGCCTTGACTGTACACTCTGTGGGATGGTTAAaattaaggccatgtccacataGAGACAAGCTGAGCTGGATGTGGAGAATTAGTGCAGTGTTGCGTCACTGGTCGTCCTGGTGACGTCCACCGGTCACACCGAGACTCACCTGGTCCATGTCTGTGCAGTTGTGTCGCAGGTACCCGGGATTCCTGCGGGTGGCGCTGTCGGACCCTCAGCCAGAAAGAAGGTACCGTGTCATTATTAAAACTTGTCTCTTTACTGTGTGGTTTCCTTCAGGCCACGACGGgtttttaatcttcatttttctGAAGAACCGCCGAAGGTCTGGTTTGTCGACTCAAATCAGCTGATGTGTTTCAGGTTCTTCAGGCGGTGCTGGGTGACGTTCGACCGCAGTGTGAACATCAAGGAGACGTGCTGGAACCTTCAGAACATCAGGGTAAAGACACACCAGCTAACCGGTCAGAAAACATCGTACACACCGACCAACAGGCTAACGCTACGTGTCCTCTCAGCTCAGAGACTGCGAACTGTCGCCGGTGGTCAACAGAGATCTGTGTCGCCGCGTTCGCAGCGTTAACGGCCTGACGCACCACAAACCCGTGGTCCGGAACGACATCCGTCTGTCTGCAAGACTCATCCACAGTCTGGACCAGAGGGGGGAGCTGTGGACCGGACAGGTGAGATCGCTGAGTCACTCAGAAAGTGATgattctttccaccaatcagtggATGGCAGTTTGTCACTCTCCACCCTTTCGGATCGGATCGTAAGATTGGAGCGCCAATGAAAGGGGCCCAGAAGTTTGACCGTTCAGATATTCTAGAGCCTTTCCTAGTTCCTGCCTGTGGAAAGACAAGAACCGTCCCATTCTGTACCGATCTGGATCCATTGGTGGAAACAAGACCACAAGATAATTTTTTCCCAAACTGGGACATTCTTTCGTTACAGCACTAAAagctgtgtaaaataaaaagaaatcaataatAAGATGACagtagaaatatataaaaatataaaaaccacTAAAAATGAGGTTTGGAGTTCCTCAGAGGTAAGCACTGGACCCgttgtcctttttattttacacatctcAACTCAAACTTTATTAAGCATTTTTCATTCaaaagagcagcacaaagtgctttacatgataaaaactgtttaaataaaaaagcacaagCACATCTGAATCACAAATttatcacaaaacaaacaaaacaagcaattaTATTCTCTTACTCAAGCTAAAGGGACATGGAGTCCCAccctttcattttaaaataaattgtctCTGACAGTATAAACAGGTGAGGAAACGAAATCCTTGGGGTCCACCCACACAAAGAGCCCACCCGTTATCACAAAGGTCATCACCATGGAAAtgacccagatcagggcagacgGGTCCACACCACAACCATAAGGCTGCGGTGCAGGGCCCCAACTACCCCAACAAATACAATGTCCACGGCAGCGACCACGTGGCCAGAGCAGGCATCGCTTCCAATGCAGAGAAGCCccatgaggaaaaaataaataaaacaagctcaAATAAGACCAGATACAAATAAGGCTAGATACAAATAAGACCAGATACAAATAAGGCTAGATACAAATAAGACCAGATACAAATAAGGCTAGATACAAATAAGACCAGATACAAATAAGACCAGATACAAATAAGACCAGATACAAATAAGACTAGATGCTAAGTTAACCTATAAAACCGGAATTACAATAAAGAAGCAAATAGATGCAAAGTATAATAAATAAGGAAACGGTAAAGATAGACtaatttaaaagtgaataaatgaaataaaaatttgtcATAAGCTAAGCTGAAAAGATAAGTCTTTTTAAAAACCTCAATAGTCTCTGCAGCTATGAGGACCTCAGGCAGGTTTTTCCATAGCCGAGGACCATAGTGATGGAACGAGGCCTCGTCGTAAGTTTTAGTTCTCACTTTAGGAACAATTAacaggccagtaccagaggacctcagggtccgtgAGGGTTTAAAAGCAGGTCCAATAAAAAAAGGCCCAAAACCAATAAGACATGTATAAACCACTAAAGGAACCTTAAAAATAAACGTAGGGGGAGCCAATGGAGCGATTTTAAAATCTGTGTGATGTGCCCCCATCCTCTGGTTCTCGTCAGAACCTgtgcagcagagttctggagtaGCTGTAAACTAGAAATACTgtttttaggaagaccagagaACAAGGCATTGCAATAATCTATTGTACTAGAAATAACAGCACCAGCATCGGTGTTCTGGCAAGAGAGAGGAAAGGCCGGACTgttaagatgataaaagcctgtttttgtcacctttttttaatgtgagaGCGTTTAAAATTCTGCAGTTTGGTTGAAAtggtctttttcttgtcttcaggaccaagaattaaaacttcagttttgtcctgagtAAGGTGTAAGAAGTTCTATGATTTTACATCTGAAATACAGCTTTAAAGGAGACAGCGATGTAAAgatgcgtatcatcagcatagctgtggaaatcaatgctgtgtctcctgatgacatccccaagagacgacgtgtacaaattaaaaagaagtgggccTAGAACTGGTctttggggaaccccacattggattttatgggtctttgaggagcatgtatccatatgTACATAAAACTGTCggaagaacagtacctgagagatCCCACCAAAATtctgtctagtaaaatctgattgtatcaaacgcagcacttagatccagtagaaccacaACTGAAAGCTTCCGTGGGTCAAAGTTACACCTGAGGTCATTAACCGTCTTTGAAAGGGTGTCTTGATACTGTAGTTCTTCCTAAAACCAGATTATTTTTCCAAGatattgtttttatccagaaactaatttaatttcagCAGTGATATAtggtttcctcacagttctcaccggGGCCTCCTGGTTAAatacacagtagtggtctgataacagccaggtcaacaacagaggacacaccggtggacagaccataggttaggaccaggtccaggtTGGGTCCTTTGTCCTCTGAGTGGACTGTGCTTTAAATCTTTACTGTTtaaaaggcaaaataaaaaagttttaaaaagtatggttggtaaacacctggacgTTTCCTGGATCAAACGAGGGGGTTTTGGTGGTCTATAGCAGTGTTGTTTTCGGCAGCATCTCAGTTTGACTCTTAGTTTTAGTCGTCAGGATGgaaatgtttattaattttagtCACGATTTATTagtttctaagtttgatagttttagtccagaTTTAGTCTACAAAAACttgaaaaggttttagtctagttttagtcaaaccCTTATTTCTgtgaattttctgaagtgtaaaactccaccctgaacatgcCCAAAACATGAGcaatggatgaggaacacaCGCTCAacgtgacctggtctgccagtgaaattatgattatagttaaaatatgtccatatctTTTCAccgcttccaccaaaccccttcgtcggcgctgccgccatgattcatctatgaacGAATGATCTGCTTGttgtcggacaatcagcccttgaacattttcctctcgtcaacaaaatctcacaaacgtctcgtcGTGTTTTTGTCATCAGAGAGACGTTTTTAGTTCGTCACCGTCTTGTTATCGTCGTGAAAAAAAGGTTCATCAGCGAAATAAATTCGTCATGCTTGACAAATACAGCACTGGTCTGGAGACTGTGGTCACCGTTTCCCATCACAGAGACAAACCGATGTAAACTCCAGTTCTTCTAAATGCAGTTCAACCAGTCAGGTTACCCAGAATGCCTCAGTAATGATGTCACTGTGTGTAGATGGAGACCAACCCCATCCTGAAAAACATCACAGATTACCTGATAGAGGAGGTGAGcgctgaggaggaggagctggtcGGTGCGTCTGGGGGAACCAGTGAAGAGGCTGGTGATGGAAAAAATCCCACCTCTTCTGAGGTTCCCGTGGAAACGGATGAGAAGCTGTTGAAGGTAGGCGGAGCCTGTTGGATTCTTTTCTAGTGTAGTGGCTCTGACGTCAGTGTTCATGTCATGTTGGTGCTGCGTTCAGGTGCTGGATCGGCTGCTGCTTTACCTGCGTCTGGTTCATTCTGTTGATTACTACAACTTCTGTGAGTATCCGTCAGAGGACGAGATGCCTCATCGCTGTGGGCTGATCCACGTACGAGGCCCCCTCCCCGTGGCCAAGATCACTCCGACCGAAGGTGAGCTCACGCTGCAGACAGGATCTGGTAACTGACAGTCAGACTCAGTCAGACCCTGGTCTAGCACCAGACCTCGTGATTAGATAGCAGTGGACTCACTTCTGTCCTCGTCCTGATGATAATCTGGACTCTGTATGTCCCCATGAACTCATTCAGACGACATCTAGGACACATTTATATTTGAGACTATGTTGAGGACACATGTagaggatgatgaggatgcAGACATCCAGAACCGACCTACTGTGTCTCTGAGCTCTGATTGGACATGTGACCGATGCCGTGCTCTGATTGGACGTGTGGCTGATGCCGTGCTCTGATTGGACTTGTGACCGATGCTGTGCTCTGATTGGACATGTGACTGATGCTGTGCTCTGATTGGACATGTGACTGATGCCGTGCTATGATTGGACATGTGACTGATGCCGTGCTATGATTGGACATGTGACTGATGCTGTGCTCTGATTGGACGCGTGACTGATGCTGTGCTCTGATTGGACATGTGACTGATGCTGTGCTCTGATTGGACGTGTGACTGATGCTGTGCTCTGATTGGACGTGTGACTGATGCTGTGCTCTGATTGGACATGTGACTGATGCTGTGCTCTGATTGGACATGTGACTGATGCCGTGCTATGATTGGACATGTGACTGATGCCGTGCTCTGATTGGACGCGTGACTGATGCTGTGCTCTGATTGGACATGTGACTGATGCTGTGCTCTGATTGGACGTGTGACTGATGCTGTGCTCTGATTGGACATGTGACTGATGCTGTGCTCTGATTGGACATGTGACTGATGCCGTGCTATGATTGGACATGTGACTGATGCCGTGCTATGATTGGACATGTGACTGATGCCGTGCTCTGATTGGACATGTGACTGATGCCGTGCTATGATTGGACATGTGACTGATGCTGTGCTCTGATTGGACATGTGACTGATGCTGTGCTCTGATTGGACGCGTGACTGATGCCGTGCTATGATTGGACGCGTGACTGATGCCGTGCTCTGATTGGACGCGTGACTGATGCCGTGCTATGATTGGACGCGTGACTGATGCCGTGCTATGATTGGACGCGTGACTGATGCCGTGCTCTGATTGGACATGTGACTGATGCCGTGCTATGATTGGACGCGTGACTGATGCCGTGCTATGATTGGACGCGTGACTGATGCCGTGCTATGATTGGACGCGTGACTGATGCCGTGCTATGATTGGACGCGTGACTGATGCCGTGCTATGATTGGACGCGTGACTGATGCCGTGCTATGATTGGACGCGTGACTGATGCCGTGCTCTGATTGGACGCGTGACTGATGCCGTGCTATGATTGGACGCGTGACTGATGCCGTGCTATGATTGGACGCGTGACTGATGCCGTGCTATGATTGGACGCGTGACTGATGCCGTGCTCTGATTGGACGCGTGACTGATGCCGTGCTATGATTGGACGCGTGACTGATGCCGTGCTCTGATTGGACGCGTGACTGATGCCGTGCTATGATGGACGCGTGACTGATGCCGTGCTATGATTGGACGCGTGACTGATGCCGTGCTATGATTGGACGCGTGACTGATTGCCGTGCTCTGCTTGGACGCGTGACTGTTGCCGTGCTATGATTGGACGCGTGACTGATGCCGTGCTATGATTGGACGCGTGACTGATGCCGTGCTATGATTGGACGCGTGACTGATGCCGTGCTATGATTGGACGCGTGACTGATGCCGTGCTATGATTGGACGCGTGACTGATGCCGTGCTATGATTGGACGCGTGACTGATGCCGTGCTATGATTGGACGCGTGACTGATGCCGTGCTCTGATTGGACGCGTGACTGATGCCGTGCTCTGATTGGACGCGTGACTGATGCCGTGCTCTGATTGGACGCGTGACTGATGCtgtgctctgattggacagtgaGTGAACACCAGAGGATGTGTGAGGAGCGTCTGGCTCCGCTCATCTCACCTTCAGAGACTCTGAGTGATGAAGAAGCTGCTCGACTCGGGAAGAAAGACCCGGAACAAGAGGTACcctacctgtgtgtgtgtgcatgtgtttgcgtgtgtgtgtgtgtgtgcgggtgtgtgtgctTGATGCGTCTGTCCTCGTGTGTCCAGGTGGAGAAGTTCCTGTTGTCCAACACTCAGGAGCTCAGCAAAGACAAGTGGCTCTGTCCTCTGAGCGGGAAGAAGTTCAAGGTGAGTCCAGCCTCCATGTGACCTGgctggttaccatggtaacacaCTATGACGATGGTTTTCTTGGTGATCCAGGCTCCGGAGTTCGTACGTAAACACATCCTTAACAAACATGCGGAGAAGGTCACCGCCGTCAGACaggaagtggaatttttcaaCAACTTCCTGGTGGACGCCAAAAGACCCGCCCTACCGGAAAACAAGCCCCTCCCACCGCCAGCACCAGGTAGATGAAGCTCCATCAACGCTGAAAGCCTGGAGACTCTCACATACTAacatctctgtgtctgtcttCCAGCGACTCCTCCCGGTATTCCGGGATTCCCTGGTCAGGGACCGCAGCAGCAAAGCCTTCTGGGATATCCACCTGGAGTCAGACCTCCCATGCCCAGTTTCCCAGGTAACCCCGGCTCACCTTGGCTGATGGAGGGTGGGAAGCAGACTCTTACAGTTCACTCTGCTCGTGTTTCAGGTGTCGGGCATCAGCTCCCTCCTGGCCAGTTTGGGGCGGGACGTGGTAACTATGACAACTTCAGAGGGCACGCTGGAGGAGGCGGGTTTCCAGGGAAACAGAGAAGCAGCAGGTGGAGCAACGCTCAGGTGACGCTCCTGACGGGAAGACGTTTCGAGCTCTAAcgccatgtttgtgtttgcaggggGATGCGGGGAGACCCTCGCTCCATCATCGAGTACAGAGACCTGGACGCTCCGGACGACCTCGACTTCTTCTagaaaacacctttttttttttttctttttttaaactttttttattcaacaCGTGTCCCCCTCCCTCCCGTGTCCCTCCCATGTCCCTCCCGTGTCCCTCCTCCCTCCGTTTGTCCTTCTGTCTGGTAGAAACTGAATGAGTGCGTGTTAGCAGACCAACGTCCAGTACAGACCATGATGGAGTGATTGATGACATTTTCCAATAAAGACGGATAAAGACGACCGTGACGTCTCTTCTGTTCACACACCTGAGTTCATGGCCGCAGACGGTAGTCCTGAACCTGTCCCGCCTCCTCAACAAGCTGGGTTCtcagcaggaagcagaaaggACGGTCTCCATGGCGAAGCGAGTCCACTGATTTCTATCGAGCCCCAGACCAGAGAATCCGTCCTCTTCAGAAGGTGAGGACGGGATACCGTGGCAGAAGTGGTGCTGGACAAGGTGTCCATCTGTCCAGCTGCTAGACagccaccacagaagaagaagccgACCAGCTCCTCCTCCCTGTGGATGACGGTGGCAGGATGTCTGCAGACCAGCTGTAAGCAGGAGGTGGATCCGTCCCTTTCTAAAGGAGGTGTTGGAGAAAATCGTGCTCATACAAACACActggtttaaataaagttttataaaaaatcAGTCTGGTTTCAGGCCCGTCCACAGaaatgagtttttaatgacCTTATTTTAACTACTGGCTCTGGAGGTCCTGCTGTCCTGGTTCTCTTAGACCTTTGACATGGTGGACCACCAATCCTCCTGACCCGCTGGGGTGGGTATCACTGTCCTGCACTGGTTCCGGTCTTTCTGTGTTCACCTTGAGGGGTTTTCCTCAGCTGCAGCCCCTCTCAGTTATGGGGACCCACAAGGGTCCATATTGGTCCCCTACTCGTTTCCTTGTACATGATGCCTTTGGGGTCCTCGTTTCCTCGTACATGCTGCCTTTGGGGTCCTCGTTTCTTCGTACATGCTGCCTTTGGGGTCCTCGTTTCCTCGCACATGCTGCCTTTGGGGTCCTCGTTTCCTCGTACATGATGCCTTTGGGGTCCTCGTTTCCTCGTACATGCTGCCTTTGGGGTCCTCGTTTCCTCGTACATGCTGCCTTTGGGGTCCTCGTTTCCTCGTACATGATGCCTTTGGGGTCCTCGTTTCCTCGTACATGCTGCCTTTGGGGTCCTCGTTTCCTCGTACATGCTGCCTTTGGGGTCCTCGTTTCCTCGCACATGCTGCCTTTGGGGGTCCTCGTTTCCTCGTACATGCTGCCTTTGGGGGTCCTCGTTTCCTCGCACATGCTGCCTTTGGGGTCCTCGTTTCCTCGCACATGCTGCCTTTGGGGGTCCTCGTTTCCTCGCACATGCTGCCTTTGGGGTCCTCGTTTCCTCGCACATGCTGCCTTTGGGGTCCTCGTTTCCTCGCACATGCTGCCTTTGGGGGTCCTCGTTTCCTCGTACATGATGCCTTTGGGGGTCCTCGTTTCCTCGTACATGCTGCCTTTGGGGTCCTCGTTTCCTCGTACATGCTGCCTTTGGGGTCCTCGTTTCCTCGTACATGCTGCCTTTGGGGTCCTCGTTTCCTCGTACATGCTGCCTTTGGGGTCCTCGTTTCCTCGTACATGCTGCCTTTGGGGTCCTCGTTTCCTCGTACATGCTGCCTTTGGGGTCCTCGTTTCCTCGTACATGCTGCCTTTGGGGTCCTCGTTTCCTCGTACATGCTGCCTTTGGGGTCCTCGTTTCCTTGTACATGATGCCTTTGGGGTCCTCGTTTCCTCGTACATGCTGCCTTTGGGGTCCTCGTTTCCTTGTACATGCTGCCTTTGGGGTCCATGTTCAGACCATTACCATCGCTCTGCTGATCGGTGTCCTCTTAAACCACGAGGAGACTCTGATCTGCTTCGTTGTGTGATCTAAAAGCCTGGATGGAGTAAAACTTTCTCCACTTCGGGAAGGAGAAATGGTGGTCTTTCTGAGCTTCAGGTCTCGGTCCGCTTACTGTCCAGGTCCAGCTAAAAGTCTGGGTGTGACCGCTGGTTTAGCTTCCAGCTGCAGGTCAGCTCTGTGGTAAAAACCTGTTCTTCCATCTGAGGCTGCCTGGAAAGATAAAGTCCTCCACCTGCTCATCACGTCCTACTTA includes these proteins:
- the LOC121640420 gene encoding serrate RNA effector molecule homolog isoform X1 translates to MSCLTTGGRLSGRTGVSSGSGENRKSRWFIVIPTGGGTSVLADGLLSVSKRRIFSLMGDSDDEFDRRRRDKFRRERSDMERSREREERRRDDWPEREWDRGRERRRDYDRGRRERFSPPRHISPQHKRMRRDWDDHRGEPYRYDLPYGGGAPFPGAGPQGWHPDFPHLHPHHGGHPLQSRLGMMDPDLPPPGPPTMRSFKEFLLNMEDSVDETEAVKRYNQYKLDFRRQQLQDFFLQHKDQEWFRSKYHPDDITARRAESLTALKTRLGVFLFLMDNSWLDSMSLDMDHAPAIIKLLDAAVIKMEGGTDFDLQVLEVPAAPAVVGGEASSSSSSAEKSQAGPSAGNLGGQPGSGPAQSQTEETDGAREPGETKDSEKDLDAARRNGKKERNEEEEEEEERQKEEEEEEEEKPTKKGRKRKRSLSADSGEGSEGSDSDSSHSDGEKEEDEEKEEEDERRKERGKEREKEAPPKPRPLHLTTSLFIRSIPPEVSKEEITALCRRYPGFLRVALSDPQPERRFFRRCWVTFDRSVNIKETCWNLQNIRLRDCELSPVVNRDLCRRVRSVNGLTHHKPVVRNDIRLSARLIHSLDQRGELWTGQMETNPILKNITDYLIEEVSAEEEELVGASGGTSEEAGDGKNPTSSEVPVETDEKLLKVLDRLLLYLRLVHSVDYYNFCEYPSEDEMPHRCGLIHVRGPLPVAKITPTEVSEHQRMCEERLAPLISPSETLSDEEAARLGKKDPEQEVEKFLLSNTQELSKDKWLCPLSGKKFKAPEFVRKHILNKHAEKVTAVRQEVEFFNNFLVDAKRPALPENKPLPPPAPATPPGIPGFPGQGPQQQSLLGYPPGVRPPMPSFPGVGHQLPPGQFGAGRGNYDNFRGHAGGGGFPGKQRSSRGMRGDPRSIIEYRDLDAPDDLDFF
- the LOC121640420 gene encoding serrate RNA effector molecule homolog B-like isoform X2 yields the protein MSCLTTGGRLSGRTGVSSGSGENRKSRWFIVIPTGGGTSVLADGLLSVSKRRIFSLMGDSDDEFDRRRRDKFRRERSDMERSREREERRRDDWPEREWDRGRERRRDYDRGRRERFSPPRHISPQHKRMRRDWDDHRGEPYRYDLPYGGGAPFPGAGPQGWHPDFPHLHPHHGGHPLQSRLGMMDPDLPPPGPPTMRSFKEFLLNMEDSVDETEAVKRYNQYKLDFRRQQLQDFFLQHKDQEWFRSKYHPDDITARRAESLTALKTRLGVFLFLMDNSWLDSMSLDMDHAPAIIKLLDAAVIKMEGGTDFDLQVLEVPAAPAVVGGEASSSSSSAEKSQAGPSAGNLGGQPGSGPAQSQTEETDGAREPGETKDSEKDLDAARRNGKKEREEEEEEEEKPTKKGRKRKRSLSADSGEGSEGSDSDSSHSDGEKEEDEEKEEEDERRKERGKEREKEAPPKPRPLHLTTSLFIRSIPPEVSKEEITALCRRYPGFLRVALSDPQPERRFFRRCWVTFDRSVNIKETCWNLQNIRLRDCELSPVVNRDLCRRVRSVNGLTHHKPVVRNDIRLSARLIHSLDQRGELWTGQMETNPILKNITDYLIEEVSAEEEELVGASGGTSEEAGDGKNPTSSEVPVETDEKLLKVLDRLLLYLRLVHSVDYYNFCEYPSEDEMPHRCGLIHVRGPLPVAKITPTEVSEHQRMCEERLAPLISPSETLSDEEAARLGKKDPEQEVEKFLLSNTQELSKDKWLCPLSGKKFKAPEFVRKHILNKHAEKVTAVRQEVEFFNNFLVDAKRPALPENKPLPPPAPATPPGIPGFPGQGPQQQSLLGYPPGVRPPMPSFPGVGHQLPPGQFGAGRGNYDNFRGHAGGGGFPGKQRSSRGMRGDPRSIIEYRDLDAPDDLDFF